In Lentibacillus amyloliquefaciens, one DNA window encodes the following:
- a CDS encoding SLC13 family permease produces MKNKILLGVSASLYILFFWIGDWAPEVKAGGTLLIIQVLWIGRVFPLAYSSVVLILILSFHITSYDEVLSYLGSSLVWLLFSTFILAHAFVKTGLASRVALSILNLANGSGKLLLLLSYIMMFVLTIFIPSNIGKGKLISDILDNLINKLQAIQSTTNLGKSFFIGVAYVSAISAAFVPTGASSTIYAFGMFSSVSDEMSYINWLIYFSFPMFTFVLSLWLILQIVFPTESVNREMVKDLLSSRKKELGKWQPQEIKMAFIIAGILILWLTQTWHGYSIPLIGMLGAAIVVFPYVGVLDWKEARSSVDWDMMIFFAATLMLSNILIDTGAMDSFAGWLVNAFENLHPVIVVIVLCLLIAAARVLFVNVLGFLTIVLPLALILGEKIAMFSSLEVAMSVYLVGIPGFLLITQSPVHLISYSYGYFTQRDLLRVGIVTMSAWLIIVFISIFVYWNLII; encoded by the coding sequence ATGAAGAATAAAATATTACTTGGTGTTTCTGCAAGTCTTTATATTCTGTTTTTTTGGATAGGGGACTGGGCACCTGAGGTAAAGGCAGGCGGGACACTGCTGATTATCCAGGTATTATGGATAGGAAGAGTGTTTCCACTTGCTTATAGCTCAGTAGTCCTTATATTAATCCTTTCTTTTCACATTACTTCTTATGACGAGGTCTTAAGTTATTTAGGCTCCAGTCTGGTTTGGTTATTATTTTCAACTTTTATATTGGCACATGCTTTTGTCAAAACAGGTTTGGCCAGCAGGGTGGCCCTTTCTATATTGAACCTGGCAAATGGGTCGGGGAAATTATTACTTTTGCTTTCTTACATTATGATGTTTGTTTTAACCATATTCATACCTTCCAATATTGGCAAAGGCAAGTTAATTAGTGATATATTGGATAATTTAATTAACAAATTACAGGCAATTCAATCAACAACGAACCTTGGGAAGTCTTTTTTTATTGGAGTGGCATATGTCAGTGCGATCTCGGCGGCCTTTGTTCCTACCGGTGCCAGTTCTACTATTTATGCATTTGGTATGTTTTCTTCAGTTTCAGACGAAATGAGTTATATTAATTGGCTGATATATTTTAGTTTCCCAATGTTTACGTTTGTATTGTCATTATGGTTAATACTCCAGATCGTTTTCCCTACCGAAAGTGTCAACCGGGAAATGGTGAAGGACTTATTATCTTCCCGGAAAAAGGAATTGGGAAAGTGGCAACCACAAGAAATAAAAATGGCTTTTATCATAGCTGGTATACTGATTTTATGGCTTACGCAAACATGGCACGGCTATTCTATCCCTTTAATTGGCATGCTTGGGGCCGCTATTGTTGTGTTCCCTTATGTTGGAGTGTTGGATTGGAAAGAAGCAAGATCAAGTGTTGACTGGGATATGATGATTTTTTTTGCTGCTACGTTGATGTTATCCAATATATTAATTGATACGGGTGCAATGGATAGCTTTGCAGGTTGGCTGGTTAATGCATTTGAGAATCTTCATCCAGTAATAGTTGTGATTGTTTTATGTCTGTTGATCGCAGCGGCACGAGTGTTATTCGTAAATGTATTGGGGTTCTTGACAATTGTGCTGCCATTGGCGCTCATACTGGGTGAAAAAATAGCAATGTTCAGTTCCCTTGAAGTAGCAATGAGTGTCTATTTAGTGGGAATACCGGGATTTTTATTAATAACACAATCGCCCGTACATTTGATAAGTTATTCTTATGGTTATTTCACCCAACGGGATCTGCTGCGGGTAGGTATTGTGACCATGTCAGCGTGGCTGATTATTGTTTTTATCAGTATTTTTGTTTATTGGAATTTAATAATATGA
- a CDS encoding PRD domain-containing protein, translating to MKIRKILNNNAVIVMDEGEEKIAIGSSLGFDKQKNDVINPQKVEKLFVLKENEKLQQLLLRVPEEHFNLSEEIITHAEKQLNTELNEHIRVQLADHISFAIEREQNGIQLKNALLSEIKVLYRQEFDIGLWAIDHIKNEIRVEMPVDEAAFIALYVHTMKIQGGDIHETVRQTTMVQSMVKQIREYLNISIDMNDISYERLITHLQFTLTRAKHQNSHIMDEDMFKMIREKYAISYHCARKVAEEASASYGIYLPEEELGYITLHIERLRTQ from the coding sequence ATGAAAATCAGGAAGATATTGAACAATAATGCGGTCATTGTAATGGATGAAGGCGAAGAAAAAATAGCAATTGGTTCAAGTTTAGGTTTTGATAAGCAAAAAAATGATGTCATTAACCCGCAAAAGGTTGAAAAACTATTCGTCTTAAAGGAAAACGAAAAACTGCAGCAGCTTTTGCTCCGAGTCCCGGAAGAGCATTTTAACTTGTCTGAGGAAATCATCACGCATGCCGAGAAGCAGCTGAATACTGAGCTGAATGAACATATTCGGGTACAGCTGGCCGATCATATTTCGTTTGCTATTGAACGTGAACAAAATGGCATCCAGTTGAAAAACGCATTACTGAGCGAAATTAAAGTGTTGTACCGGCAAGAGTTTGATATCGGATTGTGGGCTATTGACCATATAAAAAATGAAATCAGAGTTGAAATGCCGGTGGATGAAGCAGCGTTTATTGCGCTGTATGTTCATACGATGAAAATTCAAGGGGGTGATATCCACGAAACGGTACGGCAGACGACGATGGTGCAATCAATGGTGAAACAAATCAGAGAGTATCTGAATATCTCCATTGATATGAATGATATATCCTATGAACGACTCATCACCCATCTTCAATTTACTTTAACACGCGCAAAGCATCAGAACAGTCACATTATGGATGAAGATATGTTTAAAATGATCAGGGAGAAATACGCTATTTCTTATCATTGTGCCAGAAAGGTGGCAGAGGAAGCGTCTGCTTCATACGGTATTTATTTGCCGGAGGAAGAGCTCGGATACATTACCCTACACATCGAACGACTTCGGACACAGTAA
- the nagE gene encoding N-acetylglucosamine-specific PTS transporter subunit IIBC, translating to MITEYSIYINATLVNLGVLFAVGVAIGMSKEQDGAAGLSGLVAWLVATTVLSISGVAGLQGIEESAVDSAFGNIENVFIGILSGIVASIMYNRFSHVKLPDALAFFSGKRLVPIMSAAAMMIVSVVLLFVWPVVYNALVSFGEAIISLEAVGAGLYGFFNRLLIPTGLHHALNNVFWFDLAGINDIANFWASEGEKGVTGRYLAGFFPIMMFGLPAAALAMYHTAKTKRKKQAASLLMAAAFASFFTGVTEALEFSFMFVAPLLYVVHAALTGLSLAIAAMFEWTAGFSFSAGLVDYTLSLGVPIANQPYMLLLQGLVFAVIYYFVFRFLIVKFDLKTPGREDEDPGEGEVDESYSVEEGTLASEKDETAVMAEEIYQGLGGNENVLTVDNCVSRLRLEVDDMDKVDQDKIKATGVPGINVVGKHNIQVVVGTQVQFVADEMRKMHIKDD from the coding sequence TTGATTACAGAATATTCAATTTATATTAATGCAACGCTAGTGAACCTCGGTGTACTTTTTGCGGTTGGTGTTGCGATTGGGATGTCAAAAGAACAGGATGGTGCTGCCGGTTTAAGCGGGCTAGTTGCCTGGCTGGTTGCCACAACTGTATTAAGTATTAGCGGGGTCGCAGGACTTCAAGGCATTGAGGAAAGCGCGGTTGATTCCGCGTTTGGAAATATTGAAAACGTCTTTATTGGTATTCTTTCAGGTATTGTGGCATCAATTATGTATAACCGGTTCAGTCACGTGAAATTACCTGATGCATTGGCTTTCTTTAGCGGAAAACGGCTGGTGCCAATCATGAGTGCAGCAGCCATGATGATCGTTTCTGTTGTACTGTTATTCGTTTGGCCTGTTGTCTATAATGCGCTTGTGTCGTTCGGTGAAGCGATTATCAGTCTGGAAGCAGTCGGTGCCGGGTTGTATGGATTCTTTAACCGTTTGCTTATTCCAACCGGACTGCATCATGCGCTTAACAATGTTTTCTGGTTTGATCTTGCCGGCATTAATGACATTGCCAATTTCTGGGCAAGTGAAGGCGAGAAAGGTGTTACCGGCCGCTATCTGGCAGGTTTCTTCCCTATCATGATGTTCGGACTTCCTGCAGCGGCATTGGCTATGTATCATACAGCCAAAACGAAACGGAAGAAGCAAGCTGCATCCTTGCTAATGGCAGCGGCTTTTGCGTCATTCTTTACAGGTGTTACGGAAGCATTGGAATTCTCATTCATGTTTGTTGCACCGCTATTGTATGTTGTACACGCTGCATTGACCGGGCTTTCACTAGCTATTGCGGCAATGTTCGAATGGACCGCCGGTTTCAGTTTCAGTGCCGGCTTGGTTGACTACACACTAAGTCTGGGCGTGCCAATTGCCAATCAGCCATATATGCTCCTCCTGCAAGGTCTTGTGTTTGCGGTAATCTATTACTTTGTCTTCCGTTTCCTGATCGTGAAATTCGACTTGAAAACACCGGGACGGGAAGACGAGGATCCGGGAGAAGGAGAAGTAGATGAAAGCTACAGTGTTGAAGAAGGCACACTTGCTTCTGAAAAAGATGAGACAGCTGTAATGGCTGAAGAAATTTATCAGGGTCTTGGCGGTAATGAAAACGTCCTGACAGTCGATAATTGTGTGTCTCGCCTAAGGCTTGAAGTGGACGACATGGATAAAGTAGACCAGGATAAAATTAAAGCTACCGGTGTACCGGGGATAAACGTCGTTGGAAAGCATAATATCCAAGTTGTTGTTGGAACACAGGTTCAGTTTGTAGCTGACGAAATGCGAAAGATGCATATCAAAGATGATTAA
- a CDS encoding bifunctional 2-methylcitrate dehydratase/aconitate hydratase produces the protein MEHKVDEVLNQIADYALNDNIGDDESLSVAAEVLMDSLGCAMLSLNYPACTKVLGPIVPGQPSEGSYVPGTDFYLDPVQAAFNLGTMIRWLDYNDCWLAQEWGHPSDNLGGILTTADYLSRKNRREGKQTLKVEDVLKTAIKAHEIQGILALDNSLNREGLDHVLFVKVATTAVTVSMLGGTKEEVVNAISNAWIDNGSLRTYRHFPNAGSRKSWAAGDATSRGVWLSFLSLRGEMGYPTALSASQWGFEDVMMDGKPLTLAQELNDYVMKHILFKISFPAEYHAQTAAECAFELHKEVADKLEEVEEIVINTHESATRIIDKKGPLVNPADRDHCLQYITAIALIYGNITADHYEDNIANNPIVDELRNKMIVREDQSYSQDYLDPAKRSIANAVQIKFKDGTSTDKIEKHYPIGHRFRREEGRPLLYKKFEENVSTQFSKEHTANLKSMFLKKKELFNMDVDEFMDNWKR, from the coding sequence ATGGAACACAAAGTCGACGAAGTATTGAATCAGATTGCAGATTATGCTCTTAACGATAACATAGGTGATGATGAATCGCTTAGTGTGGCAGCCGAAGTTTTAATGGATAGCCTGGGCTGTGCAATGCTTTCTTTAAATTATCCAGCGTGCACAAAAGTTTTGGGTCCAATAGTTCCGGGACAGCCTAGTGAAGGAAGCTACGTACCCGGAACAGATTTTTATTTGGATCCGGTTCAAGCGGCTTTTAACCTCGGAACTATGATTCGGTGGCTTGATTATAATGATTGCTGGCTTGCTCAAGAGTGGGGGCATCCGTCCGATAATTTAGGCGGGATACTCACTACTGCTGATTATTTGAGCAGAAAGAATAGACGAGAAGGCAAGCAAACATTAAAAGTGGAAGATGTGCTTAAGACCGCTATTAAAGCCCATGAAATACAAGGAATTCTGGCATTGGATAACAGTCTTAATCGTGAAGGTCTTGATCATGTGCTTTTTGTAAAAGTAGCGACCACGGCTGTTACTGTTTCTATGCTTGGCGGTACTAAAGAAGAAGTTGTCAATGCTATTTCCAATGCCTGGATCGATAACGGAAGCCTGAGGACTTATCGACATTTCCCAAATGCCGGTTCAAGAAAATCATGGGCTGCGGGGGATGCAACCAGCAGAGGCGTCTGGCTATCCTTTTTATCGCTAAGAGGAGAGATGGGGTATCCCACTGCATTAAGTGCATCACAATGGGGGTTTGAGGATGTCATGATGGATGGTAAACCCCTGACTTTGGCTCAAGAGCTGAATGACTACGTGATGAAGCATATTTTATTTAAGATTTCTTTTCCCGCTGAATATCATGCCCAAACTGCAGCAGAATGCGCATTCGAACTGCATAAAGAAGTAGCAGACAAACTGGAAGAGGTAGAAGAGATTGTAATAAACACGCATGAGTCGGCAACCCGGATCATCGACAAGAAAGGACCGCTCGTGAATCCGGCTGACAGGGATCACTGTTTACAGTATATTACCGCAATAGCACTTATTTATGGAAATATAACCGCAGATCATTACGAGGACAATATCGCTAATAATCCAATTGTCGACGAATTGCGTAATAAAATGATTGTCAGGGAAGATCAAAGTTACTCTCAAGATTATTTGGATCCAGCGAAACGTTCAATTGCAAATGCTGTTCAAATAAAATTTAAAGATGGCACTTCTACGGACAAAATTGAAAAGCATTACCCTATTGGTCATCGCTTTCGAAGGGAAGAAGGGCGGCCACTACTTTATAAAAAGTTTGAAGAGAATGTTTCAACCCAATTTTCCAAAGAACATACCGCTAATTTAAAATCAATGTTTCTTAAAAAGAAAGAATTGTTTAACATGGACGTCGATGAGTTTATGGATAATTGGAAAAGATAA
- a CDS encoding PTS sugar transporter subunit IIA has product MFKNLFKKGDSDIKIYTPVNGEIVQLEEVPDPVFSQKMMGDGVAVKPVEGKICAPVDGEVIQIPDTKHAIGLRAKDGTEVLVHIGLETVSLEGKGFIVSVRTGDNVSAGQVLMEFDLEYIRENASSDMTPIVITNAQETGKQYMMTDEKEGKAGETVIITASGK; this is encoded by the coding sequence ATGTTTAAAAATTTGTTTAAAAAGGGCGATTCCGATATAAAGATATACACACCGGTTAATGGGGAAATCGTACAACTTGAAGAAGTGCCTGATCCGGTCTTCAGTCAAAAAATGATGGGGGATGGCGTTGCGGTTAAACCCGTTGAAGGAAAAATTTGTGCCCCGGTTGACGGAGAAGTCATCCAAATCCCTGATACAAAGCATGCGATTGGTCTGCGTGCTAAGGACGGAACCGAAGTACTGGTCCACATCGGTCTTGAGACAGTCTCACTGGAAGGAAAAGGTTTTATCGTATCTGTCAGAACTGGTGATAACGTATCGGCCGGCCAGGTGCTGATGGAATTTGACCTGGAATATATCAGGGAGAATGCTTCAAGCGATATGACACCAATTGTTATTACAAATGCACAGGAAACAGGAAAGCAATACATGATGACGGATGAAAAAGAAGGGAAGGCCGGTGAAACCGTCATTATCACTGCTTCAGGTAAATGA
- the prpB gene encoding methylisocitrate lyase has translation MTWLISNQKSQETLANNFKELMENKRILKIAGAHDGMAGLVGKKAGFEALYLSGAALTASKGIPDIGLLNSSEVAEKANEIVRATNLPLLVDVDNGFGGPLNIARTVKELLEARVAAIQLEDQSIPKKCGHLNGKQLISTEEMVEKIKMVKKIAPSLILVARTDARGVEGMDKALERAKAYAEAGADAIFPEAMTSETEFIKVSDQINAPLLANMTEFGKTPYINATDFRKMGYAMVIYPVTSLRVAAKAYERAFNEIAEKGTQENILGDMQTREELYEIIKLHEYENLDNNIAETVIPDQD, from the coding sequence ATGACCTGGTTAATCTCCAATCAAAAATCACAAGAAACATTAGCAAATAACTTTAAAGAGTTAATGGAAAACAAAAGAATATTAAAAATAGCAGGCGCTCATGATGGCATGGCAGGGCTAGTTGGAAAGAAGGCAGGGTTTGAGGCCTTATATTTGTCGGGTGCTGCTCTAACAGCCAGTAAAGGCATACCAGATATCGGGCTGTTAAATTCAAGTGAAGTTGCTGAAAAAGCAAATGAGATTGTAAGGGCGACCAATCTGCCGCTTTTGGTAGATGTAGATAACGGTTTTGGAGGTCCTCTAAATATTGCAAGAACAGTGAAGGAGCTGCTGGAAGCAAGAGTTGCTGCAATTCAGCTTGAAGATCAGAGTATACCTAAGAAATGCGGTCATTTGAATGGAAAACAATTAATATCTACTGAAGAAATGGTCGAGAAGATAAAAATGGTTAAAAAGATTGCCCCTTCCTTAATTCTTGTAGCAAGAACAGATGCCCGCGGTGTTGAAGGAATGGATAAAGCGCTGGAAAGAGCTAAAGCATACGCCGAAGCTGGAGCAGATGCAATATTTCCTGAGGCTATGACAAGCGAAACAGAGTTTATCAAAGTTTCTGATCAAATCAATGCTCCTTTACTGGCAAATATGACCGAATTTGGAAAAACGCCGTATATTAATGCGACGGACTTTCGGAAAATGGGGTACGCAATGGTGATTTACCCTGTTACCTCTTTAAGAGTGGCTGCAAAGGCATATGAGAGAGCATTTAATGAGATAGCTGAGAAAGGGACACAGGAGAATATTTTAGGGGATATGCAAACACGGGAGGAACTTTACGAGATAATAAAACTGCATGAATATGAAAACCTTGATAACAATATAGCTGAAACGGTAATTCCGGATCAAGATTGA
- a CDS encoding IS4 family transposase: MDNHTLLSSFGKWVAPINIEKLTEQITQTGQDRYTKKFTTYSYIKLLLLSHLEEVESLHAMSDTLFDDEVQQELGLGSISVSQLSRKHRTVDPNLLAVIFYQLVDQIRHSQPGRTVMPVKIIDSSTIPLNLTNHPWATFRKTKGGVKLHLRLMFMENGSSYPEYANITTANEHDRSQLEVLVDDKEATYVFDRGYIDYERFDRMTDDGYFFVSRLKKNSITRTIKSFEVEQGSTIVTDQMVAVGGPTKRMDNLFRLIEVDDTKGNRLRLITNRFDLKASEISDMYRSRWTIELFFKWLKQHVKIKHFYGHSETAVMNQIFLALIVYCLHVLIQLETESRKTILQISRLLKAKLWKNCRHWLRRISGIP, translated from the coding sequence ATGGACAATCATACACTATTATCATCATTTGGTAAATGGGTTGCACCCATTAATATTGAAAAACTTACAGAACAAATTACGCAGACCGGGCAAGATCGCTACACGAAAAAGTTTACGACTTATTCCTACATCAAACTGTTATTATTGTCCCACCTGGAAGAGGTGGAAAGCTTACATGCGATGAGTGATACACTTTTTGATGACGAGGTTCAACAGGAATTGGGGCTGGGTTCAATTAGCGTTTCCCAATTGTCGCGAAAACACCGTACTGTGGATCCCAATTTGTTGGCAGTCATCTTTTATCAATTAGTTGATCAGATACGCCATTCTCAACCGGGTCGAACAGTTATGCCGGTAAAAATCATTGATTCGAGCACGATACCACTCAACCTGACGAATCATCCATGGGCTACCTTCCGTAAAACGAAAGGCGGCGTCAAACTGCACTTGCGGTTAATGTTCATGGAAAATGGTTCTTCTTATCCGGAGTACGCCAACATCACGACGGCCAACGAACACGATCGTAGCCAATTAGAAGTTTTGGTGGACGACAAGGAAGCAACCTACGTATTTGATCGTGGTTACATAGATTATGAGCGTTTTGACCGCATGACGGACGACGGTTATTTCTTCGTCTCCCGGTTGAAGAAAAACTCGATTACACGGACGATCAAGTCCTTTGAGGTGGAACAGGGTTCCACGATCGTTACGGATCAAATGGTAGCTGTCGGTGGTCCAACAAAGCGCATGGATAATCTATTTCGCTTAATTGAAGTCGATGATACAAAAGGCAATCGACTGCGTCTCATCACAAATCGGTTTGATCTAAAAGCCAGTGAAATCAGTGACATGTATCGTTCACGCTGGACGATTGAATTATTTTTCAAATGGCTGAAACAGCACGTTAAAATCAAACATTTTTATGGCCATAGTGAAACAGCTGTGATGAACCAAATCTTTTTAGCGCTGATTGTTTATTGCCTGCATGTGCTCATTCAACTAGAAACAGAGTCCAGGAAAACCATATTGCAGATTAGCCGTTTATTAAAAGCGAAACTGTGGAAGAACTGCCGTCACTGGCTTCGTCGCATTAGCGGCATACCATAA
- a CDS encoding tripartite tricarboxylate transporter TctB family protein, translating into MMARLIVPSFFITIGIVYLVLTVNLPRSRTGDPTAPLYFPLIIGSVLLLFSIIYFVQEWRKRDEKFEAFKALFVGRAPFIIVSTLIMIFVYTFLFERIGFLFSTIIFLTALLFIVNGRKPWIKNILISVLFSVVFWYAFSELLSVSLP; encoded by the coding sequence ATGATGGCTCGATTAATTGTGCCCTCATTTTTCATAACAATCGGAATTGTTTATTTGGTTTTAACCGTCAATTTACCCCGGTCACGTACGGGGGATCCAACTGCGCCGCTTTACTTTCCCCTTATCATAGGAAGCGTATTATTACTGTTCAGTATTATTTATTTCGTACAGGAATGGCGAAAGCGGGATGAGAAATTTGAAGCGTTTAAAGCACTCTTTGTCGGCAGGGCACCTTTTATTATCGTATCTACGCTAATTATGATTTTTGTATATACATTCCTGTTTGAGCGGATAGGATTTTTGTTTTCAACAATCATTTTTTTAACAGCCTTGTTATTTATCGTAAATGGAAGAAAGCCTTGGATAAAAAATATATTAATATCAGTTTTATTTTCGGTAGTTTTTTGGTATGCATTTTCCGAACTATTAAGCGTAAGTCTGCCATAG
- a CDS encoding S8 family peptidase: protein MAKMHLIPYQVEEIKDTAQEIPQGIQMIQAPDVWEQADEGSDNVIAIIDTGCDTSHPDLEGKVIDGKNFTDASDETEYADGNGHGTHVAGTAAAAAGEEGIAGVAPNAKLLIVKVLDENGSGDYQWIIDGINYATDWEGPNGEKVRAISMSLGGPEDVPELYEAVKRAIDSGIPVVCAAGNEGDDRPETDEYAYPGAYNEVIQVGAINFDREIAPFSNTNDEIDIVAPGVDILSTYTDQQYARLSGTSMAAPHVSGALALVTSIAESQFDRKLTETELYAQLVRRTVPLGYPKSAEGNGLLALDILNRFEDLFQTFNTAF, encoded by the coding sequence ATGGCAAAAATGCATTTGATTCCTTATCAGGTGGAAGAGATTAAGGATACAGCTCAAGAAATTCCCCAGGGCATCCAGATGATTCAAGCTCCGGACGTGTGGGAGCAAGCTGATGAAGGGAGCGACAATGTCATTGCTATCATTGACACAGGCTGTGACACAAGCCATCCCGATTTAGAAGGGAAAGTAATTGATGGCAAAAACTTCACAGATGCTAGTGATGAGACCGAGTACGCCGATGGCAACGGTCATGGCACTCATGTTGCGGGCACAGCAGCAGCCGCTGCAGGCGAAGAAGGGATTGCAGGAGTCGCACCAAACGCCAAACTGCTGATTGTCAAAGTGCTTGACGAAAATGGCAGTGGTGACTATCAATGGATCATTGATGGCATCAATTATGCAACTGACTGGGAAGGTCCGAATGGTGAAAAAGTGCGTGCGATCTCCATGTCTCTCGGAGGCCCGGAAGACGTTCCGGAATTATATGAAGCAGTCAAACGGGCGATTGACTCCGGTATCCCTGTTGTTTGCGCTGCCGGAAATGAAGGGGATGACCGGCCGGAGACGGATGAATATGCCTATCCCGGCGCTTATAATGAAGTCATTCAAGTTGGCGCTATCAATTTTGACCGTGAAATCGCTCCATTCAGCAACACAAATGATGAAATCGATATCGTCGCCCCCGGCGTGGATATCCTGTCGACCTACACTGACCAACAATACGCGCGACTCTCCGGAACATCAATGGCCGCACCACACGTATCAGGAGCACTTGCACTGGTCACAAGCATAGCCGAGTCGCAATTTGACCGGAAACTGACAGAAACAGAACTCTATGCACAACTGGTCAGGCGCACCGTTCCATTAGGCTACCCAAAATCAGCAGAAGGCAACGGCCTGCTAGCACTTGATATTCTGAATCGATTTGAAGATTTGTTCCAGACATTTAATACGGCTTTTTAA
- a CDS encoding tripartite tricarboxylate transporter permease gives MGVDFQSFIEGLTTAIQPMNLLWVLIGGFLGTVVGMLPGLGPATAVAVLIPVTFGMDSTSALVLMAAIYYGAMYGGSRSSILLNTPGDGSAIAATFDGYPMTQKGQAGQALTISAIASLIGGTAAIIGFTLLAKPLASFALDFGPAEYFLLLVFTLSAIVSLSKGNMIKGFISMSIGLMLSTVGVDLQTGVYRFTFDIPQLSEGIDFLVVIIGVYAVGEVLYNFLSIDDIKNKKSKVGKKGITREQWKRSKWPMIRQGPIGFLIGILPGAGGSIASMLSYTTEQQISKHPDKFGKGTIEGVAAPESSNNAASVGAFIPLLTMGIPGSGTTAVILGALIMLGLQPGPLLFEDNPETVWTLVNSMFIGNLFLVVINILLIGLLVRILDTPPKILYPLILVLAFIGTYTLSYSIIDFYILVIFGVIGVIMKLLKFPIAPLILAVIVGSDMEQNFRKSIVAHDNFMNVLFASPITITLLIMTVLSIAYPFIVEWVKKFKQGRA, from the coding sequence ATGGGGGTGGATTTTCAGAGTTTTATAGAAGGTCTGACAACGGCAATTCAACCGATGAATTTATTGTGGGTTCTAATTGGAGGATTTCTTGGAACGGTAGTTGGAATGCTGCCGGGACTTGGACCGGCAACCGCCGTTGCGGTGCTGATACCAGTTACGTTTGGAATGGATTCTACCAGTGCATTGGTTCTTATGGCGGCCATTTACTATGGGGCAATGTACGGTGGATCACGAAGTTCAATTTTACTTAATACACCGGGTGATGGATCAGCTATTGCAGCTACATTCGATGGCTATCCGATGACACAAAAAGGGCAGGCTGGGCAGGCATTGACGATTTCAGCGATTGCCTCATTAATCGGGGGGACTGCAGCGATTATAGGATTTACCCTGCTTGCCAAACCTTTGGCGTCCTTTGCGTTGGATTTTGGACCGGCCGAGTATTTCCTGCTGCTGGTGTTTACATTATCGGCTATTGTGTCCTTATCAAAAGGAAACATGATAAAAGGCTTCATATCAATGAGTATTGGTCTAATGTTAAGTACGGTTGGGGTTGACCTTCAAACCGGGGTTTACCGGTTTACTTTTGATATTCCGCAATTAAGTGAAGGTATTGATTTTCTGGTAGTCATCATAGGTGTATATGCAGTAGGTGAAGTTTTATACAACTTTTTGAGTATTGATGATATAAAAAATAAAAAGAGTAAAGTAGGCAAGAAAGGTATTACAAGAGAACAATGGAAACGTTCAAAGTGGCCGATGATTCGTCAAGGGCCTATTGGTTTTCTCATTGGTATTCTTCCGGGTGCAGGAGGATCGATTGCTTCCATGCTGAGCTATACCACGGAACAACAGATTTCCAAGCATCCTGACAAATTCGGGAAAGGGACAATTGAAGGTGTTGCTGCTCCAGAATCATCCAACAATGCTGCATCTGTTGGTGCATTTATTCCCTTGCTTACAATGGGGATTCCTGGTTCAGGAACGACAGCCGTTATTCTAGGTGCTTTAATAATGCTGGGATTGCAGCCTGGACCACTTCTGTTTGAAGATAACCCTGAAACAGTATGGACATTAGTAAATAGTATGTTTATAGGAAATTTATTCTTGGTCGTCATTAATATTCTACTGATCGGACTATTGGTCAGAATACTGGATACACCGCCAAAAATTCTTTATCCACTCATATTAGTGCTGGCATTTATTGGGACATACACATTAAGTTATAGCATAATAGATTTCTATATACTGGTGATTTTTGGTGTGATCGGCGTGATCATGAAACTTCTCAAGTTCCCTATTGCACCATTGATTCTTGCTGTCATTGTGGGATCTGATATGGAGCAGAATTTCAGAAAAAGTATAGTAGCACATGATAATTTCATGAATGTTCTATTTGCTTCTCCAATAACGATAACCTTGTTGATTATGACTGTATTGTCCATTGCTTATCCATTTATAGTTGAGTGGGTAAAGAAGTTTAAACAAGGAAGAGCGTAA